Part of the Deltaproteobacteria bacterium genome, GGCTATAAGGCAACTAGATTTGCCCTCAACATAGTTTGCAGACCCCAGCTCTGCACGAGACTTCGGAAACAGTTTGCCAATTACCAAGTCTACATCATTACCGCTAATGGGTTTACGCAACTGATAGTTCACTCCCCTCTCCTGGAATTCGCTAGACTCCTCAACCGCTGCATATGCAGTCATCATTACCACCGGCAAGTAGGTGCCAGTAATCGCCTCATAATCCCGTAAACTTCTAACTGCTGCCAGCCCATCTAGGTGAGACATCGCTAGATCGCAAAATACTAAATCGAACTGCTCGCCCTTATGAACTAATTCGATAAACTCTGACCCGTCGCATGCCTCCGCGACCAAATGCCCTCGGGACTCCAGGTGATCCCGGATGATAATGCGAGACGTCTCAGCATCGTCAACCACCAACACCCTTAGGCGTTGCATTTCAAGTTCCCTGCCCGCCTGGCGCTCTAGTAAGAGATGCCTCTCGCTAATAGTACAAAGCAACCGACTCGACACTATTGGCAGCGGCACAAGGCGAGAATACCCCTGCTGAACAAGGAATCCAGACACCTCGTTCTTGCTACCGGACACCAGAAACACCGTATCCCTTGGTAAGATACATAACTTTCTATCGAGGCAATGACTTGACACCTCGCAGCTTACATCTAAGACCAACGGTGCACCAGGCGGCAACTCGCCTATCGAGGAAATCGGTACTATACTAACTTGGTGAAACTGAGCAAGCCGTTTCATCCTCTTAATCATAACCATTGACTCACTGCAAATGAAGATTTTTCCGCTGGGCGATACTTGGGTAACGCCATCCGAGATATCCCCATCCGCTCTCTCAAACTCAAAGGAGATTGCCAAAATACTTTCTCCCGCTTCACCTCGAAGAACCTCGACGGTAGCGCCCAGCTGATAGGCTAGGTGCAGCGCTGCGCATACTTCTAGCCCTAGATCATTGATGCAGTGCGCATAAGACTGCGCCTTAAATCTATTAAGGTTTTCCTGCAGCCGGTCCGCAGACACGCCAAAATTAAAATCAATGCACTCAACCGTAACGCCCAATAGACGTTCATCAAGCGGTCGCGTGGCGCTCCGCTTCACAACTACATAACTGCTATCCTTTTCACCGAGGCGA contains:
- a CDS encoding response regulator, with protein sequence MKTLPREKIAVYQGDPLWMLVLSQLKTSALALAPLIRELSPTVPGTLESHLAQQQYETFLSQIEDSYDLTQLVCLSSPRLRRTSLVQVAEDVGQNYARRFASPSSEQALILVDESLPPVNTQTVIVMRVLDCLLRAASRLGEKDSSYVVVKRSATRPLDERLLGVTVECIDFNFGVSADRLQENLNRFKAQSYAHCINDLGLEVCAALHLAYQLGATVEVLRGEAGESILAISFEFERADGDISDGVTQVSPSGKIFICSESMVMIKRMKRLAQFHQVSIVPISSIGELPPGAPLVLDVSCEVSSHCLDRKLCILPRDTVFLVSGSKNEVSGFLVQQGYSRLVPLPIVSSRLLCTISERHLLLERQAGRELEMQRLRVLVVDDAETSRIIIRDHLESRGHLVAEACDGSEFIELVHKGEQFDLVFCDLAMSHLDGLAAVRSLRDYEAITGTYLPVVMMTAYAAVEESSEFQERGVNYQLRKPISGNDVDLVIGKLFPKSRAELGSANYVEGKSSCLIAVDDLRSRCAGKTGTMIRVLESFLNACPTFRSKLECREIRGDKVLLAKALHTIKGLFYEIAFREGSEAIAGVEARLKAQSTLGDQEILDVQNWLDCAKNAAESVKAKLASV